One Streptomyces sp. B21-105 genomic region harbors:
- a CDS encoding D-2-hydroxyacid dehydrogenase, whose product MAAVPPSPAAPSPATPPTLLVLDADPPPRLGRLTGRVRVVHTDEASLAERLPAADVLLVWDFTSHAVRAAWPGEGPRPRWVHTASAGVDHLMCPELTASDAVVTNARGVFDEPIAEYVAALVLAMAKDLPLTWEFQQRGEWRHREGRRVAGTRAVVVGSGPIGRAVARTLKALGVTAAVVGRVPRTGIHGPDDLDRLLARADWVVAAAPLTEQTRGMFDLRRFGVMQPSARFVNVGRGQLVVEEALVQALERRWIAGAALDVLTSEPLPADSPLWRVPGLLISPHMSGDTVGWRDDLGAQFVELFERWAVGRPLRNVVDKRRGYVPGH is encoded by the coding sequence ATGGCCGCCGTCCCCCCGTCTCCCGCCGCGCCGTCTCCCGCCACTCCTCCCACGCTCCTCGTCCTCGACGCCGATCCGCCGCCCCGGCTCGGGCGGCTCACCGGGCGGGTCCGGGTGGTGCACACCGACGAGGCCTCGCTCGCGGAGCGACTGCCGGCCGCCGACGTCCTGCTGGTCTGGGACTTCACCTCGCACGCGGTGCGCGCCGCCTGGCCGGGCGAGGGCCCGCGGCCGCGCTGGGTGCACACGGCGAGCGCGGGCGTGGACCACCTGATGTGTCCCGAACTCACCGCGTCGGACGCGGTGGTGACGAACGCCCGCGGCGTCTTCGACGAGCCGATCGCCGAGTACGTCGCCGCGCTGGTACTGGCGATGGCGAAGGACTTGCCGCTGACCTGGGAGTTCCAGCAGCGGGGCGAGTGGCGGCACCGGGAGGGCCGGCGGGTCGCCGGGACCCGGGCGGTCGTCGTCGGATCGGGGCCGATCGGGCGGGCCGTCGCCCGCACGCTGAAGGCGCTCGGCGTGACCGCGGCGGTCGTCGGCCGCGTCCCGCGGACCGGCATCCACGGCCCCGACGACCTGGACCGGCTGCTGGCCCGCGCCGACTGGGTGGTCGCGGCCGCCCCGCTCACGGAGCAGACGCGCGGCATGTTCGACCTTCGGCGGTTCGGCGTGATGCAGCCCTCGGCCCGGTTCGTGAACGTGGGCCGCGGACAGCTGGTCGTGGAGGAGGCGCTGGTGCAGGCCCTGGAGCGGCGGTGGATCGCCGGCGCCGCTCTGGACGTCCTCACCTCGGAGCCGCTCCCTGCCGACAGCCCGCTGTGGCGGGTGCCGGGGCTGCTGATCTCACCCCATATGAGCGGTGACACGGTCGGCTGGCGGGACGATCTCGGCGCGCAGTTCGTCGAGTTGTTCGAGCGGTGGGCGGTGGGTCGGCCGTTGCGGAACGTGGTCGACAAGCGACGCGGGTACGTGCCCGGACACTGA
- a CDS encoding maleate cis-trans isomerase family protein, giving the protein MTALGFLYPGHSAEDDYPRMEQLLGSDVRLDLVHTDVGEDAHRVDALRQKGATERLADGVGQLRLAGVEAIVWASTSGGFVHGWEGAQQQVRALATSAGTPASSTSFAFVRAAGEVGAAQVAVGAAYPDDVAALFADFLAVGGVRVTGVHSAGIVTAAEVGAWGEAEVLALARAADSPEAQAVLLPGTALHTVACLPELEKELGKPVLTANQVTVWEALRLTDRRVNAPGLGTLFTREPVVQV; this is encoded by the coding sequence ATGACCGCACTCGGATTCCTCTACCCGGGCCACTCGGCCGAGGACGACTACCCGCGCATGGAGCAGCTCCTGGGCAGCGACGTCCGGCTGGACCTGGTCCACACCGACGTCGGCGAGGACGCCCACCGGGTCGACGCCCTGCGGCAGAAGGGCGCGACCGAGCGACTGGCGGACGGCGTCGGGCAACTGCGGCTCGCGGGCGTCGAGGCGATCGTGTGGGCGAGCACCAGCGGCGGGTTCGTGCACGGCTGGGAGGGCGCCCAGCAGCAGGTGCGCGCGCTGGCCACCAGCGCGGGGACGCCGGCCTCCTCGACCTCCTTCGCCTTCGTGCGGGCCGCCGGGGAGGTCGGGGCCGCCCAGGTGGCCGTCGGGGCGGCCTACCCGGACGACGTGGCCGCCCTCTTCGCCGACTTCCTCGCGGTGGGCGGCGTCCGGGTGACCGGCGTCCACAGCGCCGGGATCGTCACGGCGGCCGAGGTCGGCGCGTGGGGCGAGGCGGAGGTGCTCGCCCTCGCTCGCGCTGCCGACTCCCCCGAGGCGCAGGCGGTCCTGCTGCCCGGCACCGCCCTGCACACGGTCGCCTGTCTGCCGGAGCTGGAGAAGGAGCTCGGCAAGCCGGTCCTCACCGCCAACCAGGTCACGGTGTGGGAGGCGTTGCGCCTCACCGACCGGCGGGTGAACGCGCCCGGGCTCGGCACCCTGTTCACCCGGGAGCCCGTCGTCCAGGTGTGA
- a CDS encoding bifunctional DNA primase/polymerase, which produces MSSAYDEALGVTPDGAAWLASAGTYPRSTLAFWEERPHAPVVLPCGAVFDVVSAPAVFGRLMLDRLWGEGAGSGPVAAFRGRTLLFAAPGTAQRLPSLLEWEEWGAEGRRDGRAATVPPLLCHGTGDAVTVPALVPSDPGCGTRWVVAPDSRHPWLPGPEILLWAAVRAARSAVRISISPPPDQDAKVYDVSRRR; this is translated from the coding sequence ATGAGCAGCGCATACGACGAAGCCCTCGGCGTCACCCCGGACGGCGCCGCCTGGCTGGCCTCCGCCGGAACGTATCCGCGCAGCACGCTCGCCTTCTGGGAGGAGCGGCCGCACGCGCCGGTCGTCCTGCCGTGCGGCGCGGTGTTCGACGTCGTCAGCGCGCCGGCGGTGTTCGGGCGGCTGATGCTCGACCGGCTGTGGGGCGAGGGGGCGGGCTCCGGACCGGTCGCCGCGTTCCGCGGCCGGACGCTGCTGTTCGCGGCGCCGGGCACGGCCCAGCGGCTGCCCTCGCTGCTGGAGTGGGAGGAGTGGGGCGCGGAAGGGCGCCGGGACGGCCGGGCCGCGACCGTGCCCCCGCTGCTGTGTCACGGCACCGGAGACGCGGTGACCGTGCCCGCGCTGGTGCCGTCGGATCCGGGGTGCGGCACCCGCTGGGTGGTCGCCCCGGACTCCCGTCATCCCTGGCTTCCGGGGCCCGAGATCCTGCTGTGGGCGGCGGTGCGAGCGGCCCGTTCGGCGGTGCGCATATCGATTTCTCCTCCCCCCGACCAGGATGCTAAGGTCTACGACGTCAGCAGGCGCCGCTAG
- a CDS encoding putative bifunctional diguanylate cyclase/phosphodiesterase, giving the protein MSGTSEGPTPAADLDRSAVTESDLNNTSGGPAAYRSVFAAAPLAMAVVDREGRIVDANAALGALLGGGGVPLTGRVASDLLDLASDARIRHAYREVLRGRRAKLRCTRRLKQPDGHALWAQVTVSPLEAQTAGAETPGVLLSVADVSAQRDLQARLRHLQMHDPVTRLANRTLFFERVSAALEAEAEAEAYEQGGTGRIGLCYLDLDGFKAVNDTLGHRVGDRLLAAVAERLNGCAENAGRTRPSVPLVARLGGDEFALLVEDSTGTDQLADLAESVLKALQAPFDLAGHRLNVSASIGVVERAAAGTTATGLMQAADTTLYWAKVDGKDRWTLFDPERNAHLMTRQALASTLRPAIERGEFRLDYQPLVGMSDGRLRGVEALVRWDHPRFGLLSPNRFVALAEEDGSIVPLGRWVLATACRQARQWQLDNPDDPPLFVSVNVAVRQVWDSDLVADVAEILAETGLAPHLLQLELTESAVMGSAGRPLQALQALSDMGVGIAIDDFGTGYSNLAYLSRLPVSVLKLDGSFVRGFQYESDKEGATPPNPADQVVVEAMIDLAHRLGLTVTAECVETSAQATRLRSIGCDTGQGWLYSRPVSPDRISELRGTAESYAVGNP; this is encoded by the coding sequence GTGAGCGGAACGTCCGAAGGGCCGACGCCCGCGGCAGACCTCGACCGGTCAGCCGTCACAGAGAGTGACCTCAACAATACGAGCGGCGGGCCCGCGGCCTACCGGTCCGTCTTCGCGGCGGCGCCGCTCGCCATGGCCGTCGTCGACCGCGAGGGGCGGATCGTCGACGCCAACGCCGCGCTCGGCGCACTGCTCGGCGGCGGCGGCGTCCCACTGACCGGGCGGGTCGCCTCCGACCTGCTGGACCTGGCCTCCGACGCCCGGATCCGGCACGCCTACCGCGAGGTGCTGCGCGGCCGGCGGGCCAAGCTGCGCTGCACCCGGCGGCTGAAGCAGCCCGACGGGCACGCGCTGTGGGCGCAGGTCACCGTCTCACCGCTGGAGGCGCAGACCGCGGGGGCGGAGACGCCCGGGGTGCTGCTCTCCGTGGCCGACGTCAGCGCCCAGCGTGACCTGCAGGCGCGGCTGCGGCATCTGCAGATGCACGACCCGGTGACCCGGCTGGCCAACCGCACGCTGTTCTTCGAGCGGGTGTCGGCCGCGCTGGAGGCGGAGGCCGAGGCGGAGGCGTACGAGCAGGGCGGCACCGGCCGGATCGGCCTGTGCTACCTGGACCTGGACGGCTTCAAGGCGGTCAACGACACCCTCGGCCACCGGGTGGGCGACCGTCTGCTGGCCGCCGTCGCCGAGCGGCTGAACGGCTGCGCCGAGAACGCCGGGCGGACCAGGCCGAGCGTGCCGCTGGTGGCCCGGCTCGGCGGGGACGAGTTCGCCCTGCTGGTGGAGGACTCCACCGGCACCGACCAGCTCGCCGACCTCGCCGAGTCCGTGCTCAAGGCGCTCCAGGCCCCCTTCGACCTGGCCGGGCACCGGCTGAACGTGTCGGCGTCGATCGGGGTGGTGGAGCGGGCCGCGGCCGGCACCACCGCGACCGGTCTGATGCAGGCCGCCGACACCACTCTGTACTGGGCGAAGGTGGACGGCAAGGACCGCTGGACGCTGTTCGATCCCGAGCGCAACGCCCATCTGATGACCCGGCAGGCACTGGCCTCCACGCTGCGTCCGGCCATCGAGCGCGGCGAGTTCCGGCTCGACTACCAGCCGCTGGTCGGCATGTCGGACGGCCGGCTGCGCGGCGTGGAGGCGCTGGTCCGCTGGGACCACCCCCGGTTCGGACTGCTGTCGCCGAATCGGTTCGTCGCGCTGGCCGAGGAGGACGGCTCGATCGTCCCGCTCGGCCGATGGGTTCTGGCCACCGCCTGCCGCCAGGCACGGCAGTGGCAACTGGACAATCCGGACGATCCGCCGCTGTTCGTCAGCGTCAACGTGGCGGTGCGTCAGGTGTGGGACTCCGACCTGGTGGCCGACGTGGCGGAGATCCTCGCCGAGACCGGGCTCGCGCCGCACCTGCTCCAGCTGGAGCTGACCGAGTCGGCGGTGATGGGTTCGGCGGGACGGCCGTTGCAGGCGTTGCAGGCGCTCAGCGACATGGGCGTGGGCATCGCGATCGACGACTTCGGCACCGGCTACTCCAACCTCGCCTATCTGAGCCGGCTGCCGGTGTCGGTGCTGAAGCTGGACGGGTCCTTCGTGCGCGGCTTCCAGTACGAGAGCGACAAGGAGGGGGCCACCCCGCCGAACCCGGCAGACCAGGTCGTCGTCGAGGCGATGATCGACCTCGCCCACCGGCTGGGGCTGACCGTCACCGCCGAGTGCGTGGAGACGTCCGCGCAGGCGACCCGGCTGCGCAGCATCGGCTGCGACACCGGGCAGGGCTGGCTGTACTCCCGCCCGGTCTCGCCGGACCGCATCTCCGAGCTGCGCGGGACCGCCGAGTCCTACGCGGTCGGCAACCCGTAG
- a CDS encoding LLM class flavin-dependent oxidoreductase, which translates to MAAEETPAEAEPADPTAADGIRGTAHGSAPTPLSVLDLVTVGSGSTAADALRTSVALARFAESRGFHRYWVAEHHSMPGVASSSPAVILAHLAAHTDRIRLGSGGVMLPNHAPLVIAEQFGTLEALAPRRVDLGLGRAPGTDGGTAAALRRTATLREGADDFPEQLAELTRFLDDDFPDGHPYRRVHAIPGPIQGTSPGGVQSAHRPPIWLLGSSGFSARLAGTLGLPFAFAHHFSAQNTVPALDLYRASFRPSAVLAEPYALIGVSVLAADDEREARRQVLATGVNMVRLRSGRPGLFPSPEEAQAYELGPLEREFVDSWTANIIHGTADEVRTGLDDLHKRTGADELMLTSHAHRGALRLRSYELVADAYGLPTA; encoded by the coding sequence GTGGCCGCAGAAGAGACGCCGGCAGAGGCCGAGCCGGCCGACCCGACGGCGGCGGACGGGATCCGCGGCACGGCACACGGCAGCGCCCCGACCCCCCTGTCCGTACTGGACCTGGTCACCGTCGGCTCCGGCAGCACCGCCGCCGACGCCCTGCGCACCAGCGTCGCCCTCGCGCGGTTCGCCGAGTCGCGCGGCTTCCACCGCTACTGGGTCGCCGAGCACCACTCGATGCCCGGCGTCGCCTCGTCCTCGCCCGCGGTGATCCTCGCCCACCTCGCCGCCCACACCGACCGCATCCGGCTCGGCTCCGGCGGCGTGATGCTGCCCAACCACGCGCCCCTCGTCATCGCCGAGCAGTTCGGCACCCTGGAGGCGCTGGCCCCCCGCCGCGTCGACCTCGGCCTCGGCCGCGCCCCGGGCACCGACGGAGGAACCGCGGCCGCCCTGCGCCGGACCGCCACCCTGCGCGAGGGCGCCGACGACTTCCCCGAGCAGCTCGCCGAGCTCACCCGCTTCCTGGACGACGACTTCCCCGACGGCCATCCCTACCGCAGGGTGCACGCCATCCCGGGCCCGATCCAGGGGACGTCCCCCGGCGGAGTGCAGTCGGCGCACCGGCCGCCGATCTGGCTGCTCGGCTCCTCCGGCTTCAGCGCCCGCCTGGCCGGCACGCTCGGTCTGCCCTTCGCCTTCGCGCACCACTTCTCCGCGCAGAACACCGTGCCGGCCCTCGACCTGTACCGGGCGTCGTTCCGGCCCTCCGCGGTGCTCGCCGAGCCGTACGCCCTGATCGGCGTCTCCGTGCTCGCCGCCGACGACGAGCGCGAGGCCCGCCGCCAGGTCCTGGCCACCGGCGTCAACATGGTCCGGCTGCGCAGCGGCCGCCCCGGCCTGTTCCCGTCCCCCGAGGAGGCGCAGGCGTATGAACTCGGCCCGTTGGAGCGCGAGTTCGTCGACTCGTGGACGGCGAACATCATCCACGGCACCGCCGACGAGGTCCGCACCGGCCTCGACGACCTGCACAAGCGCACCGGCGCCGACGAGTTGATGCTCACCAGTCACGCCCACCGCGGCGCCCTGCGACTGCGCTCCTACGAACTCGTCGCGGACGCCTACGGGTTGCCGACCGCGTAG
- a CDS encoding AAA family ATPase has translation MTAEAALDPGTAAARATDAILRDTLHATARGVVVDSPPGAGKSTLVVRAALELADAGRSLMVVAQTNAQVDDLVLRLAEKSPDLPVGRLHSSDADPYDKALDQLPNVRKSAKAGELAGLPVVISTAAKWAHVKTDEPWRHAIVDEAYQMRSDGLLAVAGLFERALFVGDPGQLDPFSIVGGEQWAGLSYDPSASAVSTLLAHNPELPQHRLPVSWRLPASAAPLVSAAFYPYTPFRSGTGHGDRRLSFAVPSDGSGADRVIDEAAESGWGLLELPARHTPRTDPEAVRAVATVVRRLLDRGGAAVSERSADPTPLTAGRVAVGTAHRDQAAAVRAALAELGVLDVTVDTANRLQGMEFDVTVILHPLSGRPDATAFHLETGRLCVLASRHRHACVVVCRAGVVDLLDEYPSTEPVQLGTLVKFPDGWEAMLTTYLHFLEHRVSWRP, from the coding sequence GTGACTGCCGAGGCCGCTCTCGACCCCGGTACCGCCGCCGCCCGCGCCACCGACGCGATCCTGCGCGACACCCTGCACGCCACCGCGCGCGGGGTGGTCGTGGACTCCCCGCCGGGTGCCGGCAAGTCCACGCTCGTCGTCCGGGCGGCGCTCGAACTGGCCGACGCGGGGCGGTCGTTGATGGTGGTCGCGCAGACCAACGCGCAGGTCGACGACCTGGTGCTGCGACTCGCCGAGAAGAGCCCCGACCTGCCGGTGGGGCGGCTCCACAGCAGTGACGCCGACCCCTACGACAAGGCGCTCGACCAGCTGCCGAACGTGCGGAAGTCGGCGAAGGCGGGCGAGCTGGCCGGGCTGCCGGTGGTGATCTCCACCGCCGCCAAGTGGGCGCATGTGAAGACCGACGAGCCGTGGCGGCACGCCATCGTCGACGAGGCGTACCAGATGCGGTCGGACGGGCTGCTGGCCGTGGCCGGGCTGTTCGAGCGGGCGCTGTTCGTGGGCGATCCCGGGCAGCTGGACCCGTTCTCGATCGTCGGCGGCGAGCAGTGGGCGGGGCTGTCGTACGACCCGTCGGCGTCGGCGGTGAGCACCCTCCTCGCGCACAATCCCGAGCTGCCGCAGCACCGGCTGCCGGTGTCCTGGCGGCTCCCGGCGTCGGCCGCGCCGCTGGTCTCCGCCGCGTTCTACCCGTACACGCCGTTCCGCAGCGGCACCGGGCACGGCGACCGCCGTCTGTCCTTCGCCGTCCCGTCGGACGGCTCCGGCGCCGACCGGGTGATCGACGAGGCGGCGGAGTCCGGCTGGGGCCTGCTGGAGCTGCCCGCCCGGCACACGCCCCGCACCGACCCGGAGGCGGTGCGCGCGGTCGCCACGGTGGTGCGGCGGCTGCTGGACCGGGGCGGGGCGGCCGTCTCGGAGCGTTCCGCCGACCCGACCCCGCTCACGGCCGGCCGGGTGGCGGTCGGCACCGCGCACCGCGACCAGGCTGCGGCGGTGCGTGCGGCCCTGGCGGAACTGGGCGTCCTCGATGTGACGGTGGACACGGCGAACCGGCTGCAGGGCATGGAGTTCGACGTCACGGTGATCCTGCACCCGCTCTCCGGCCGCCCCGACGCCACCGCCTTCCATCTGGAGACCGGCCGGCTGTGCGTCCTCGCCTCCCGTCACCGGCACGCGTGCGTGGTGGTGTGCCGGGCGGGCGTCGTCGACCTGCTGGACGAGTACCCGTCGACGGAACCGGTCCAGCTGGGCACCCTCGTGAAGTTCCCGGACGGCTGGGAGGCAATGCTCACCACGTACCTTCACTTCCTGGAGCACCGCGTGTCCTGGCGCCCCTGA
- a CDS encoding cupin domain-containing protein: MTSPLVSSPLVSSPLAVSPLVVRSGEAETLQDGALSLITLLADADATGEALTANKATFSEGSPGAPAHFHTKATEVFYVLDGRMRFLVGDEVRTLDRGDFLTVPPTVPHAFAPAPGSTAELLVLFTPGLHRFDYYRLLERVHQGEASVEEIRASSEHYDNHYVDSVLWRDELRRTAPDNA; this comes from the coding sequence ATGACCAGCCCCCTCGTCTCCAGCCCTCTCGTCTCCAGCCCCCTCGCCGTCAGCCCCCTCGTCGTCCGCTCCGGTGAGGCCGAGACCCTCCAGGACGGCGCCCTCAGCCTGATCACGCTGCTCGCCGACGCGGACGCCACCGGCGAGGCCCTCACCGCCAACAAGGCGACGTTCTCCGAGGGCTCGCCCGGCGCCCCCGCGCACTTCCACACCAAGGCGACCGAGGTGTTCTACGTCCTGGACGGCCGGATGCGCTTCCTGGTCGGCGACGAGGTGCGCACGCTGGACCGGGGCGACTTCCTGACGGTCCCGCCGACCGTCCCGCACGCCTTCGCGCCGGCTCCCGGCAGCACCGCCGAACTGCTCGTCCTCTTCACGCCCGGACTGCACCGCTTCGACTACTACCGGCTGCTGGAGCGCGTGCACCAGGGCGAGGCGAGCGTCGAGGAGATCCGCGCGAGCTCCGAGCACTACGACAACCACTACGTCGACAGCGTCCTCTGGCGTGACGAGCTGCGCCGGACCGCCCCGGACAACGCCTGA
- a CDS encoding M6 family metalloprotease domain-containing protein, translated as MSREPPPEVFVPRLPRPVRLLPRPRLRGTASVFTTLTALAATSLIGNPSVAEPFSAEPCALARTAAHHSEGLDTWNAAYPRPARSLDAVMVFLSFPDWTPSPSPAELAADHFPATSRFFEQASYGRFSLRSHPLKQWIRMPKPSTAYAIRRDWSPEGRAAYLHDALAAADPHVDFSRYDVVYFVADPDAPGVDSDATKVVNLDDPLHADGTDIRRVVTVFEKHPPDRLVLAHETGHVFDLPDLYHRPVDGKGDWDTYVGDWDLMGSQFGLAPDLFAWHKWKLGWLDPRQVLCLRKPGPTRLTLEPLAAAPGTPTAQALTRPPAAGSGEQAAQALGQPAPAPAQPPAPEVPAPVQPAPAPVQPVTAPPAPARSAPVPGGGARLAVVRTGPDSALAFEARGPVGNDRAACRAGILVYRVSSAARSGRGPVEVLDAHPRTEACWENSVYPPLADAPVALGESFTVPGEGVRVDVESRSASGAWTLRITPRAKH; from the coding sequence GTGTCCCGTGAACCGCCCCCGGAGGTCTTCGTGCCGCGACTGCCGCGACCCGTGCGCCTGCTCCCGCGCCCCCGACTGCGCGGTACCGCGTCCGTCTTCACCACTCTGACCGCGCTCGCCGCGACCTCCCTGATCGGCAACCCCTCGGTGGCCGAGCCCTTCTCCGCCGAGCCCTGCGCCCTGGCCCGCACCGCGGCCCACCACTCGGAGGGCCTGGACACCTGGAACGCCGCCTACCCCCGCCCGGCCCGCTCGCTGGACGCGGTGATGGTGTTCCTGTCCTTCCCCGACTGGACCCCCTCGCCCTCCCCCGCCGAACTGGCCGCCGACCACTTCCCGGCCACCAGCCGCTTCTTCGAGCAGGCCTCGTACGGCAGGTTCTCCCTGCGCTCCCATCCGCTGAAGCAGTGGATCCGCATGCCGAAGCCGTCCACCGCCTACGCCATACGGCGTGACTGGAGCCCCGAGGGCCGGGCCGCCTACCTGCACGACGCCCTGGCCGCCGCCGACCCCCACGTCGACTTCTCCCGCTACGACGTCGTCTACTTCGTGGCCGATCCGGACGCCCCCGGCGTCGACTCGGACGCCACGAAAGTCGTCAACCTGGACGACCCGCTGCACGCCGACGGCACCGACATCCGCCGGGTCGTCACCGTGTTCGAGAAGCATCCCCCGGACCGGCTCGTGCTCGCCCACGAGACCGGCCACGTCTTCGACCTGCCCGACCTCTACCACCGCCCCGTCGACGGCAAGGGCGACTGGGACACCTACGTCGGCGACTGGGACCTGATGGGCAGCCAGTTCGGACTCGCCCCCGACCTGTTCGCCTGGCACAAGTGGAAGCTGGGCTGGCTGGACCCGCGCCAGGTGCTGTGTCTGCGGAAACCCGGCCCGACCCGGCTGACGCTGGAACCGCTCGCCGCCGCACCGGGCACGCCGACCGCCCAAGCCCTCACGCGACCACCGGCCGCCGGGTCCGGCGAGCAGGCCGCACAAGCCCTCGGGCAACCGGCCCCCGCCCCCGCGCAGCCCCCGGCCCCCGAGGTGCCGGCCCCGGTACAGCCGGCCCCCGCCCCCGTGCAGCCGGTCACCGCGCCGCCGGCCCCCGCGCGGTCGGCTCCCGTGCCCGGCGGGGGCGCCAGGCTCGCGGTGGTCCGGACCGGCCCCGACAGCGCGCTCGCCTTCGAGGCGCGCGGCCCGGTGGGCAACGACCGCGCCGCCTGCCGCGCCGGCATCCTCGTCTACCGCGTCAGCAGCGCCGCCCGGTCGGGCCGCGGACCGGTCGAGGTGCTGGACGCCCACCCGCGCACCGAGGCCTGCTGGGAGAACTCCGTCTATCCGCCGCTCGCCGACGCCCCGGTCGCCCTCGGCGAGAGCTTCACCGTCCCGGGTGAGGGTGTCCGCGTGGACGTGGAGAGCCGCTCGGCGTCGGGGGCGTGGACGCTGCGAATCACCCCCAGGGCGAAGCACTGA
- a CDS encoding phosphatase PAP2 family protein, with protein MPQTETPGTEAAPRTARLRWWTELPLLVLVYLCYSGGRLLARGDVSTAVDHGLAILRVEKALYLNAEHPLNRLFTAHAWIGVPADFWYASLHYLVTPAILVWLFRSRTLPYRAARTWLLVSTAIGLIGFTLMPTCPPRLLSAGHGFVDTMAQYSSYGWWGSEASAPRGMGGMTNQYAAMPSLHVGWALWCGVMLWRHGRTPLAKTAAVVYPLVTTLVVMGTANHYFLDAAAGAAVMGVGLLLTPWAMRSADRARVWFASRTPAPAPALPADSPSPSASVVSGGCQTSPGERIPRQRESRLHPGVEPDASPSEAGDGAPATAR; from the coding sequence ATGCCGCAGACCGAGACACCAGGCACCGAGGCGGCCCCGCGGACAGCACGGCTGCGCTGGTGGACCGAGCTGCCCCTGCTGGTGCTGGTGTACCTCTGCTACTCGGGGGGCCGGCTGCTCGCGCGCGGTGACGTCTCCACCGCCGTCGACCACGGTCTGGCGATCCTGCGCGTCGAGAAGGCCCTGTACCTCAACGCCGAGCATCCGCTGAACCGGCTGTTCACGGCCCACGCCTGGATCGGCGTGCCGGCCGACTTCTGGTACGCGTCGCTGCACTACCTGGTCACCCCCGCCATCCTCGTATGGCTGTTCCGGTCCCGGACGCTGCCCTACCGGGCGGCCCGCACCTGGCTGCTGGTGTCGACCGCCATCGGCCTCATCGGCTTCACGCTGATGCCGACCTGCCCGCCCCGGCTGCTGTCGGCGGGGCACGGCTTCGTGGACACGATGGCCCAGTACAGCTCGTACGGCTGGTGGGGCAGCGAGGCCAGCGCCCCGCGCGGCATGGGCGGCATGACCAACCAGTACGCGGCCATGCCGAGCCTGCACGTCGGCTGGGCCCTGTGGTGCGGGGTGATGCTGTGGCGCCACGGCCGCACTCCCCTGGCGAAGACGGCGGCCGTCGTCTACCCGCTGGTGACCACGCTCGTGGTGATGGGCACCGCCAACCACTACTTCCTCGACGCCGCCGCCGGTGCGGCCGTGATGGGCGTCGGACTGCTGCTGACGCCGTGGGCGATGCGCTCCGCGGACCGCGCCCGGGTGTGGTTCGCGTCCCGCACCCCGGCGCCCGCCCCGGCTCTCCCGGCGGACTCCCCCTCCCCTTCGGCCTCGGTTGTCAGTGGCGGATGCCAGACTTCCCCGGGTGAGCGAATTCCACGGCAGCGCGAGTCACGGCTCCACCCCGGAGTCGAACCGGACGCCTCTCCCTCGGAAGCGGGGGACGGCGCTCCGGCAACGGCTCGCTGA
- a CDS encoding histidine phosphatase family protein translates to MAPRILLARHGQTEWSLSGKHTGRTDVPLLEEGRRGAKLLGERLHRPPFDGLADAEIRTSPLVRARETCALAGFGERAEVWDTLMEWHYGAYEGMTPAQIQAVRPGWLIWRDGVPEGETLAEVTARADEVVAWARSADRDVVVFAHGHILRSIGARWLGLPLDFAARIRLNPTSVSVLGWAYGEPAIESWNDLGHLV, encoded by the coding sequence ATGGCACCGCGCATCCTGCTGGCCCGGCACGGGCAGACCGAGTGGTCGCTGTCCGGCAAGCACACCGGCCGGACCGATGTGCCCCTCCTGGAGGAGGGCCGCCGGGGGGCCAAATTGCTGGGGGAGCGGCTGCACCGGCCGCCCTTCGACGGCCTCGCCGACGCCGAGATACGCACCAGCCCGCTGGTCCGCGCGCGGGAGACGTGCGCGCTCGCCGGCTTCGGCGAGCGCGCCGAGGTGTGGGACACCCTGATGGAGTGGCACTACGGCGCCTACGAGGGGATGACCCCCGCGCAGATCCAGGCCGTCCGGCCCGGGTGGCTCATCTGGCGTGACGGCGTTCCCGAGGGGGAGACCCTGGCCGAGGTGACGGCCCGCGCGGACGAGGTCGTCGCCTGGGCCCGCTCGGCCGACCGGGACGTGGTGGTCTTCGCCCACGGGCACATCCTCCGCTCCATCGGGGCACGCTGGCTGGGTCTGCCGCTGGACTTCGCGGCGCGGATCCGTCTGAACCCCACGTCGGTGTCGGTCCTGGGCTGGGCCTACGGCGAGCCGGCGATCGAGAGCTGGAACGACCTCGGCCACCTCGTCTGA